In Phycisphaerae bacterium RAS2, the DNA window GGGGGATAATCACGAGTCGCTCGGTCGCCGCGACGGTGGAAGCCGACCATCGGATTGGTAGACGCGTTGGTAGAGCAACGGGTAGGTAGCTCAGTTGGTAGAGCAACGGACTGAAAATCCGTGTGTCGCCGGTTCAATTCCGGCCCTACCCATTTCATTTCTGATCGTCTTGATTCACTTCGATGCGCGGTAATGCCTTGCTCGCAACGGCCTTAACGTGATCTCAATGGTTGTCTCAATTCGCCCGGTTCCGTGCACGGCGTTGAACTGTCTTGCACCGCCGGGTGCAGCGTTTCGCCAAGCAATTCGCCAAGCAGCTCGCCAAGCAAATGCGGGAGTCGCGGATCAAGAGCCACCGGCTCCTCCATCCGATCGGCAATCAGATTGTTAGGTGGCAAGGCGAGCGAGCGCGGGAGTCGTTAATTAGGAACTACCGGCCGACCGGCCTCGTCGCCCGGCGGGGCGTGAGCATCCATGACGGCCACTGGGAGGAGGACGATCCGAAGACACCGAAGGTGGACGAGTCCGGCTGGGTTCCGGGCAGCGTCAACTCGATGTGCGACTATGTCTGTCTGGCCGACGGGATGGGGAACGTCCGCGGCCGGTTGGACAGCAACGGGAACGTGTCGATCCAGACGTTCGATTCGTTCGGCAACGCCCAAGGAACGAGCAAGCTGTCGCCGGATCAGACTTATGTGGACTTCCGGTGCAACAACGATTGCGACTTCGGGGACCCGAAGGGCTACAAAAACGCGCGGCCGCCGTCAATGGGTGGAACGGCCCCCTCCCCATCGGTGTTGCTTGAGACGCTGAATCAAATCGTTCGCTATCCCGCGATAGTATGTGCCGACTGAACAGGATAAGATATGAATGTAGCCTGGCATGGAGCTGAAATTGAGCGCGAACGACTGACCATGTAAAGGATGAAATTTCCGGGCCATCGTCGATCGCGCCGGAGCGATTGTGGAAAGATATGCCTACGACGGCTACGGACGACCGTATATCCGGGAGGCGGTGGGTCGTGGGGAAATGGACAACAACAGCGAGATGGATGACGTGGACAGCGAGCGCGTGAAGGACGCGAAGAATGGAACGATCTGGGATCCGCGGGCTGATCTGGATGATGACGGTGATTCGGATACGGATGACGAGGACCTGTTTGATTTGAAGCTGCCGTCGTGGAGCACGCGCGAGGCCGGCCCGCTGGCGACCGTGTCACAGGCCTTCAGCGACGTGGACAACCGCTACGCCTTCCAGGGCGTCCCCCACTTCGTCATGGACACGCTCGCCAACGCGACCGCCGCCAACGCCAAACTACCTCTCGGCCACCACCGCGCGCGGCTGGTCGATGTGATGACCGGAAGGTGGAATACGAATGATCCATTATACAAGAATCCACCAGTATTGACTATGCCGGAGAATACAATGTACATATCGATTCTTGTATTGACAATCCGGAGAGCAGAGGATCATAAAAAGCCTAACGACTACTTGCATGCAGATTCGCGCCCGACGGTCATAGTAGATCCATCTGGACTTTGTGGGACATGTATTTGTCCAATAAACTGGGATGCCGGAGAACGCTTACACGGCAACACTAACCATTGCGCTTTCCAGGGCCCTTCAGGAACCTGCCAATCGTTGTCATGTGAAGTGATTATCAATATCAATGAGGGCAATGCATGGACGTTGCGTCATTGTGTTTGGAGAATATTTGAGTGATGCGTGGATTGCTGAGTGCTTGTATATCATCTACGCGGTTAAACTTGAGATATATAGAGGTACGAAAGGACCATGAGAATCATACATTTTGTTGCGGCACTCGTTAGCGTTGCAATTGCTGTCATATTGTTTCTTGTCTTTAAGTCAAGTGCAAATCAAGGAGCGGCGAGTGCAATTATGCGCGCTCGGACTGTAGCCAACGAATCAATTGCAACGAGACCTGTCAACGGCATGAACCAATCTGGCCATAAAGCGTTCTCCAGGCCAACCGGTGTAGCCGATGATTCCATTCCTTCAAAGGAACGAGATCCAACTGTTTTGACACTTGACTGCGGGGGTGGGCAAAAAATAGAACTTATTCTTGTTTCTCCGGGCGAATTCATGATGGGATCTCCCCCGAACGACAGTCTTTCTAGTCGTAGCGTCGAGGGCCCGCAGCGTCTTGTCCAAGTACGAGAGGGATTTTATTTGGGCAGATTCGAAGTGACACAAGAACAATGGCAGGCCGTCATGGGGAATAATCCATCTCATTTCAAAGGGGATGATCCGCCTCCGGTTGGAAGCACCGAGTGGGAGGACTATCAAGACTTTTACCGAAACCGACCGGTTGAGAGCGTTTCCTGGGATGATTGCCAATCGTTTTGTCGCAGATTGACCGAGGTCACTGGGAGAGTCGTGCGCCTACCAACTGAGGCGGAATGGGAATACGCCTGCCGAGCAGGAACTACTGATCGCTACCATTTCGACGAAACACTTGAGTCGCTCGAGGATTACGCGTGGTGCATGGACAACAGCGCAAAGCAAACACACCGAGTCGGAACAAGAAAACCCAACCCATGGGGATTTTTTGATATGTACGGT includes these proteins:
- the pkn1_2 gene encoding Serine/threonine-protein kinase pkn1; protein product: MRIIHFVAALVSVAIAVILFLVFKSSANQGAASAIMRARTVANESIATRPVNGMNQSGHKAFSRPTGVADDSIPSKERDPTVLTLDCGGGQKIELILVSPGEFMMGSPPNDSLSSRSVEGPQRLVQVREGFYLGRFEVTQEQWQAVMGNNPSHFKGDDPPPVGSTEWEDYQDFYRNRPVESVSWDDCQSFCRRLTEVTGRVVRLPTEAEWEYACRAGTTDRYHFDETLESLEDYAWCMDNSAKQTHRVGTRKPNPWGFFDMYGNVWEWCEDYIHMNYKNAPGDSRAWLERVSREERVVRGGCFEAFLPNYRSANRFYFKPQLRISGLGLRIASSAKEAP